AGCTCTCATCTACTCTGTCAAGGTGAGTTTCTGAGGATTGTGTCATGAATCACCAGATTATCAGGTCACACCTTTTTTGGGATTTAAAAAGGTTTAGCTTGAggatttcaccatttttccattGCAGGCCAGAGACAGAAAGATGATGGGGGATATGAACGGGGCTCAACACTATGCCTCCACCGCCCGCTGCCTCAACATCTTGTCCACTGTGCTGCttgctgtgtttttcctcattttcttaATCACAGTCATTGTTGTAGTTGTGCAGATAAAGCAGATGCAGACATTCACAAGACAGAATAACTATTATTATGGTTGAAGAATTTGGGCCTCATTGGCATGTGAAAGAAAAAAGTGTTTATCcagaaaagtgttttttttaaaaaaaaataaaaaaaatcattctcaACTTCCTAATAAAAATGCAGATGAACTCAACTCGGCTGGGACTGTTTGTGAGTAAACTCTGAAAGTATGAACATTCATTCTCGATTAGACTGTTGAAGACACCTTTATGTGCTGCAACATGGCAAGTGTACCCACTTCAGAGAGGACTTGGAATTTGAGG
The nucleotide sequence above comes from Takifugu rubripes chromosome 9, fTakRub1.2, whole genome shotgun sequence. Encoded proteins:
- the LOC101079144 gene encoding dispanin subfamily A member 2b-like, which translates into the protein MTMNPAMQPMEKISMLGPSEGFPRGPPGAPYPSTVVDIPAEPPKDHFIWSIICFSYSNIFCLGLAALIYSVKARDRKMMGDMNGAQHYASTARCLNILSTVLLAVFFLIFLITVIVVVVQIKQMQTFTRQNNYYYG